A region of [Bacteroides] pectinophilus DNA encodes the following proteins:
- a CDS encoding NAD(P)-dependent oxidoreductase yields MKILITGCNGFIGKNLTDAFKKEHDIIGLGRAEISRADVREYISCDIADRQRLSECIQKYNGSIDIVIHAAAEISDDVEKLYNTNCLGTQNIADFAKTAGVSCFVYISSVPVIGIPQYVPITEKHPVKPATVYHYTKYFGEQIVQGLGACGIRYGCLRIPSPVGCGMPDNKIFSVFVKRCLENQPLQIYGNGMRVQNYLDVRDLTCAVDRFIESDANGVYNIAGNSISDMELAELCKEQLRSRSDISLLNNKTDSDSQRWIISPDAAGADFGYKPQISIEDSILSVAGQL; encoded by the coding sequence ATGAAAATATTAATAACCGGATGTAACGGATTCATAGGGAAGAATTTAACAGATGCATTTAAGAAAGAGCACGATATTATTGGGCTTGGAAGAGCAGAGATAAGCCGTGCGGATGTCAGGGAATATATAAGCTGTGATATCGCTGACAGACAGAGATTGTCTGAGTGTATTCAAAAGTATAACGGAAGTATTGATATTGTCATACACGCAGCAGCAGAGATAAGTGATGATGTTGAGAAGCTTTATAATACCAATTGCCTTGGAACACAGAATATCGCTGACTTTGCTAAAACAGCGGGAGTAAGCTGCTTTGTGTATATATCAAGCGTTCCTGTAATAGGAATTCCACAATACGTTCCAATAACAGAAAAACATCCGGTAAAACCTGCAACAGTGTATCATTACACAAAGTATTTTGGAGAACAGATAGTACAGGGACTTGGGGCATGCGGCATAAGATATGGATGCTTAAGGATACCGTCGCCGGTGGGATGTGGAATGCCGGATAATAAGATATTTTCAGTATTTGTTAAAAGGTGTCTTGAAAATCAGCCGCTGCAGATATACGGCAATGGTATGCGTGTGCAGAATTATCTTGATGTGAGAGATTTGACATGCGCAGTGGACAGATTTATAGAATCGGATGCAAATGGTGTATACAATATTGCGGGTAACAGCATAAGCGACATGGAGCTTGCTGAGTTATGTAAAGAGCAGTTAAGGAGCAGATCTGATATAAGCTTGCTTAACAATAAAACTGACAGCGACAGTCAAAGATGGATTATATCACCGGATGCAGCCGGAGCAGATTTTGGATATAAACCGCAGATAAGTATCGAAGACAGTATACTATCTGTTGCGGGTCAATTGTAG